A stretch of Triticum aestivum cultivar Chinese Spring chromosome 1D, IWGSC CS RefSeq v2.1, whole genome shotgun sequence DNA encodes these proteins:
- the LOC123183188 gene encoding short-chain dehydrogenase/reductase 2b isoform X1, which produces MGGGAGRARELGRCLLLCSASCSGPEEAIMEGSISGPSEKRVAVVTGGNRGMGLEICRQLAAHGLTVVLTARDEKRGAEAAEKLREEGLSDVAFHQLEISEPASAAHLAAFIKDKFGKLDILVNNAGVLGVTTDVGDPATLQETLAGKDGMERAEWLRQRTTQTTQDAEDCLRINYHGSKIVTEALLPLLRSSSDGRIVNVTSAWGLLRYFSGDELRRELDDVDNLTTQQLDEMLRLFLEDLGKGNGALERRGWPADRVYAAYMASKALVCAYTRVLAREEGAALRVNCVHPGYVLTGMNDYTGVLTAAEGAAAAVAVALAEKGGVTGAYFDRTELGASFV; this is translated from the exons ATGGGGGGAGGCGCCGGTCGAGCGAGAGAGCTGGGACGCTgcttgctgctctgctctgcttctTGTTCTG GACCAGAAGAAGCCATAATGGAAGGAAGCATCAGCGGTCCATCAGAGAAAAG GGTTGCCGTGGTGACCGGAGGGAACCGGGGGATGGGGCTGGAGATATGCCGGCAGCTTGCGGCGCATGGGCTCACCGTCGTCTTGACGGCGAGGGACGAGAAGAGGGGCGCAGAGGCAGCCGAAAAGCTCCGGGAGGAGGGGCTATCGGACGTCGCGTTTCATCAGCTGGAGATCAGCGAGCCCGCCAGTGCCGCTCATCTGGCTGCTTTCATAAAGGACAAGTTTGGCAAGCTTGACATACTG GTCAACAATGCCGGAGTGCTCGGGGTGACCACGGACGTCGGCGACCCGGCAACCCTCCAGGAGACG CTTGCAGGCAAGGATGGGATGGAGAGAGCCGAATGGCTGAGGCAGCGGACGACGCAGACCACCCAGGATGCAGAGGACTGCCTGAGGATCAACTACCACGGCAGCAAGATCGTCACGGAagccctcctcccgctcctccggtCCTCCTCCGACGGCAGGATCGTCAACGTAACCTCAGCTTGGGGGCTGCTCAGG TATTTcagcggcgacgagctccggcgGGAGCTGGACGACGTCGACAACCTCACGACGCAGCAGCTCGACGAGATGTTGAGGCTGTTCCTCGAGGACCTGGGCAAGGGCAATGGCGCGCTGGAGCGCCGCGGGTGGCCGGCCGACCGGGTGTACGCCGCCTACATGGCGTCCAAGGCGCTGGTGTGCGCCTACACCAGGGTCCTCGCCAGGGAGGAGGGCGCCGCGCTGCGGGTCAACTGCGTGCACCCCGGCTACGTCCTCACCGGGATGAACGACTACACCGGCGTCCTCACGGCCGCGgagggcgccgccgccgcggttgCAGTTGCACTGGCGGAGAAGGGGGGCGTCACCGGCGCCTACTTCGACCGCACTGAACTGGGAGCGTCCTTTGTGTGA
- the LOC123183188 gene encoding short-chain dehydrogenase/reductase 2b isoform X2, with product MEGSISGPSEKRVAVVTGGNRGMGLEICRQLAAHGLTVVLTARDEKRGAEAAEKLREEGLSDVAFHQLEISEPASAAHLAAFIKDKFGKLDILVNNAGVLGVTTDVGDPATLQETLAGKDGMERAEWLRQRTTQTTQDAEDCLRINYHGSKIVTEALLPLLRSSSDGRIVNVTSAWGLLRYFSGDELRRELDDVDNLTTQQLDEMLRLFLEDLGKGNGALERRGWPADRVYAAYMASKALVCAYTRVLAREEGAALRVNCVHPGYVLTGMNDYTGVLTAAEGAAAAVAVALAEKGGVTGAYFDRTELGASFV from the exons ATGGAAGGAAGCATCAGCGGTCCATCAGAGAAAAG GGTTGCCGTGGTGACCGGAGGGAACCGGGGGATGGGGCTGGAGATATGCCGGCAGCTTGCGGCGCATGGGCTCACCGTCGTCTTGACGGCGAGGGACGAGAAGAGGGGCGCAGAGGCAGCCGAAAAGCTCCGGGAGGAGGGGCTATCGGACGTCGCGTTTCATCAGCTGGAGATCAGCGAGCCCGCCAGTGCCGCTCATCTGGCTGCTTTCATAAAGGACAAGTTTGGCAAGCTTGACATACTG GTCAACAATGCCGGAGTGCTCGGGGTGACCACGGACGTCGGCGACCCGGCAACCCTCCAGGAGACG CTTGCAGGCAAGGATGGGATGGAGAGAGCCGAATGGCTGAGGCAGCGGACGACGCAGACCACCCAGGATGCAGAGGACTGCCTGAGGATCAACTACCACGGCAGCAAGATCGTCACGGAagccctcctcccgctcctccggtCCTCCTCCGACGGCAGGATCGTCAACGTAACCTCAGCTTGGGGGCTGCTCAGG TATTTcagcggcgacgagctccggcgGGAGCTGGACGACGTCGACAACCTCACGACGCAGCAGCTCGACGAGATGTTGAGGCTGTTCCTCGAGGACCTGGGCAAGGGCAATGGCGCGCTGGAGCGCCGCGGGTGGCCGGCCGACCGGGTGTACGCCGCCTACATGGCGTCCAAGGCGCTGGTGTGCGCCTACACCAGGGTCCTCGCCAGGGAGGAGGGCGCCGCGCTGCGGGTCAACTGCGTGCACCCCGGCTACGTCCTCACCGGGATGAACGACTACACCGGCGTCCTCACGGCCGCGgagggcgccgccgccgcggttgCAGTTGCACTGGCGGAGAAGGGGGGCGTCACCGGCGCCTACTTCGACCGCACTGAACTGGGAGCGTCCTTTGTGTGA
- the LOC123183187 gene encoding protease Do-like 1, chloroplastic has translation MAAAATACFLSGPSPLARPLSRPRHSLRRLARAAAARPPAGPLALPASPRRPLRDLVPGPVAEAARRALAAAAGPLVVALASAALVLGDAGAASAFVVATPRKLQADELATVRLFKDNTPSVVYITNLAVRQDAFTLDVLEVPQGSGSGFVWDKLGHIVTNFHVIRGASDLRVTLADQSVYEAQVVGFDQDKDVAVLSIEAPKDKLRPLPVGVSADLLVGQKVYAIGNPFGLDHTLTTGVISGLRREISSAATGRPIQDVIQTDAAINPGNSGGPLLDSSGNLIGVNTAIYSPSGASSGVGFSIPVDTVGGIVDQLIQFGKVTRPILGIKFAPDQSVEQLGLSGVLVLDAPPNGPAGKAGLQSTKRDAYGRLILGDIITSVNGTKVANGSDLYRILDQCKVGETVTVEVLRGDKKEKIAVVLEPKLDET, from the exons ATggccgccgcggccaccgcctgcTTCCTCTCCGGCCCCTCCCCGCTCGCCCGCCCGCTGTCGCGCCCGCGCCATTCCCTCAGGCGCCtcgcgcgcgccgcggccgccaggcccccggccggccccctcGCGCTCCCGGCCTCGCCACGGAGGCCGCTGCGCGACCTGGTGCCGGGCCCCGTCGCCGAGGCCGCGCGGCGGGCGCTGGCGGCCGCCGCGGGGCCCCTGGTCGTGGCGCTCGCCTCCGCCGCGCTGGTCCTCGGGGACGCCGGGGCCGCGTCCGCGTTCGTCGTCGCCACGCCGCGGAAGCTGCAGGCCGACGAGCTCGCCACCGTGCGCCTCTTCAAGGACAACACCCCCTCCGTCGTCTACATCACCAACCTCGCCGTCAG GCAGGACGCCTTCACGCTGGACGTGCTCGAGGTGCCGCAgggctccggctccggcttcgTCTGGGACAAGCTCGGCCACATTGTCACCAACTTCCATGTCATCCGTGGCGCCTCGGACCTCAG GGTCACGCTTGCTGATCAGTCGGTGTATGAAGCGCAAGTTGTCGGATTTGACCAGGACAAGGATGTTGCAGTTTTGAGTATCGAAGCACCAAAGGATAAACTAAGACCTTTACCAGTTGGTGTGTCAGCAGACCTACTGGTTGGTCAGAAAGTGTATGCCATTGGAAACCCG TTTGGCCTTGACCACACTCTTACGACAGGTGTTATCAG TGGACTGCGAAGAGAAATTAGTTCAGCTGCAACTGGACGTCCTATACAGGATGTAATACAGACTGATGCTGCTATCAACCCTGGTAACAGCGGAGGCCCACTTCTTGATAGTTCTGGAAACCTGATAGGTGTAAATACTGCTATATACTCACCTTCAGGAGCATCATCTGGGGTCGGCTTCTCCATTCCAGTTGATACA GTTGGTGGTATTGTGGATCAGCTTATACAATTTGGGAAAGTGACGAGACCTATTTTGGGGATAAAATTTGCCCCTGACCAATCTGTGGAGCAGCTTGGATTGAGTGGAGTGCTTGTCTTGGATGCTCCCCCAAACGGGCCAGCTGGCAAAGCG GGTCTGCAATCAACGAAACGGGATGCCTACGGACGACTTATCCTTGGGGACATAATTACTTCTGTTAATGGTACTAAGGTTGCGAATGGAAGCGACCTGTACCGTATCTTGGATCAGTGTAAAGTCGGAGAGACG GTGACCGTGGAAGTATTGCGCGGAGATAAGAAGGAGAAGATCGCTGTGGTCCTTGAACCAAAGCTCGACGAAACATAG